A window of the Emys orbicularis isolate rEmyOrb1 chromosome 1, rEmyOrb1.hap1, whole genome shotgun sequence genome harbors these coding sequences:
- the NR0B1 gene encoding nuclear receptor subfamily 0 group B member 1 codes for MACVAGCRCCTERRRQSSILYNILKSEEQKEAARQPPPPQEPPGPGCSCGSRRRVALRSPQVAGKAASAVLVKTLRFVKSVPCFQELPLDEQLVLVRSCWAPLLVLGLAQERVHFETVETAEPSMLQRILTDRRQEQQGQQHPQSSSPQLPSAGEIQAIKGFLAKCWSLDISTKEYAYLKGTVLFNPDLPGLQCVQYIQGLQREAQQALNEHVRLIHRGDQARFAKLNVVLSLLRSINANVIAELFFRPIIGTVNMDDMLLEMLCAKL; via the exons ATGGCGTGCGTGGCCGGCTGCCGCTGCTGCACGGAGCGCCGGAGGCAGAGCAGCATCCTCTACAACATCCTGAAGAGCGAGGAGCAGAAGGAGGCAGCGcggcagccgccgccgccgcaggAGCCTCCGGGGCCGGGCTGCTCGTGCGGCTCGAGGCGGCGCGTGGCCCTGCGCAGCCCGCAGGTGGCGGGCAAGGCGGCCTCGGCCGTGCTGGTGAAGACCCTGCGCTTCGTCAAGAGCGTgccctgcttccaggagctgccgcTGGACGAGCAGCTGGTGCTGGTGCGCAGCTGCTGGgctcccctgctggtgctggggctgGCCCAGGAGCGGGTGCACTTCGAGACGGTGGAGACCGCGGAGCCCAGCATGCTGCAGCGGATATTAACCGACCGGCGGCAGGAGCAGCAagggcagcagcacccccagagcagcagcccgCAGCTGCCCTCGGCCGGCGAGATCCAGGCCATCAAAGGCTTCCTGGCCAAGTGCTGGAGCCTGGACATCAGCACCAAGGAGTACGCCTACCTCAAGGGGACTGTGCTCTTCAACCCGG ATCTGCCAGGGCTGCAGTGTGTACAGTATATCCAGGGACTGCAGAGGGAAGCACAGCAAGCTCTAAATGAACACGTCAGACTGATTCATCGAGGGGACCAGGCCAGATTTGCCAAGCTGAATGTTGTTCTTTCCTTGCTGAGATCCATTAATGCTAACGTAATTGCTGAACTATTCTTTAGGCCCATCATTGGAACGGTGAACATGGATGACATGCTGCTGGAGATGCTTTGTGCAAAGTTATAA